One Antennarius striatus isolate MH-2024 chromosome 17, ASM4005453v1, whole genome shotgun sequence genomic window carries:
- the rdh12 gene encoding retinol dehydrogenase 12 yields MILLILVVSIAAATLLAILFAPQIRKYAAGGVCHSAVVLDGKTVLITGANTGIGKETALDLAMRGARVIMACRDVDKGEQAAASIRNACPKARVEVRELDLADTCSIRAFAQKFLKEVNHLHILINNAGVMMCPYTKTVDGFEMHIGVNHLGHFLLTSLLIGQLKRSTPARIVVVSSLAHNFGWIRFHDIHSQGSYNSGLAYCQSKLANVLFARELARRLQGTGVTVNSVHPGTVNSDLTRHSTLMTIFFTIFSMFLKTPREGAQTSIYCAVAEELHSISGKHFSDCAPAFVAPQGRSEETARRLWDASCELLGIEWD; encoded by the exons ATGATCCTTTTAATACTGGTCGTGAGCATCGCAGCGGCGACGTTACTGGCGATTTTATTTGCACCACAAATACG AAAATATGCAGCTGGGGGAGTGTGTCATTCTGCCGTTGTCCTGGATGGGAAGACAGTACTCATCACCGGGGCCAACACAGGGATTGGGAAGGAGACGGCCCTGGATTTGGCAATGCGAg GAGCACGGGTAATCATGGCGTGTCGAGACGTTGACAAAGGAGAGCAGGCTGCTGCTAGTATACGAAATGCATGTCCCAAAGCACGCGTGGAGGTTCGAGAGCTCGACTTAGCCGACACCTGTTCGATACGAGCCTTCGCACAGAAATTCCTGAAAG agGTCAACCACCTCCACATCCTCATCAACAACGCTGGGGTGATGATGTGTCCCTACACCAAAACAGTTGATGGCTTCGAGATGCACATTGGAGTCAATCATTTGG GGCACTTCCTGTTGACGTCCCTCCTGATTGGGCAGCTGAAGCGCAGCACGCCGGCCCGGATCGTGGTGGTCTCTTCTCTGGCACACAACTTTGGGTGGATCAGATTCCACGACATCCACAGCCAGGGAAGCTATAACAGCGGATTAGCTTACTGCCAAAGCAAACTGGCCAACGTGCTCTTTGCCAGGGAGTTGGCACGTCGACTCCAAG GCACCGGTGTGACGGTGAACTCGGTCCACCCGGGGACGGTGAATTCTGATCTGACCAGACACTCCACTCTCATGACGATATTTTTCACCATCTTCTCCATGTTTCTAAAAACTCCTCGGGAAGGAGCGCAGACCAGCATCTACTGCGCTGTGGCAGAAGAGCTCCACTCTATCTCTGGGAAACACTTCAG CGACTGCGCTCCCGCCTTCGTCGCCCCTCAGGGAAGAAGCGAGGAGACGGCGAGGAGACTGTGGGACGCCAGCTGTGAACTTCTTGGCATCGAGTGGGATTGA